The genomic window TCCAGAGGATGACGTCTTCGGCGAGGCGCGAGAGGTCGACGCCGATCATCGCGGTGATGAACGCGAACTCGGCGACCACGTCGCGCGAGGCCGTGCCGTCGAGAGAGTTCTCGGCGGGGCGGGCGAGCCCCAGGCGGTCGGCGACGAGCTGCGGATCGAGGCCGAGGGTCGCTCCGGCGAGGGCGCCGCCGCCGTAGGGCGACACCGAGGCGCGCACCGACCAGTCGCGCAGGCGCTCGAGGCCGCGGACGAAGGCCCACCCGTAGGCCTGGAGGTGGTGCGCGAGCAGCACCGGCTGCGCGTGCTGCAGGTGGGTGCGACCGGGCATGATCGCGCCCTCGTGCGCTTCGGCCTGGGCGACCAGGGCGTCGATCAGACGCAGCAGTTCGCGGGTGAGGGTGCGCGAGTGATCCAGCAGATACAGCCGGACGAGGGTGGCGATCTGATCGTTGCGGCTGCGACCGGCGCGGAGCTTGCCGCCGAGGGCCGGACCCACCGTCTCGATGAGCACGCGCTCGAGCGCTCCGTGCACGTCTTCGTCACCGGGGGCCGCGACGAGCGAGCCGTCCTGCACGCGGGCCGCGAGGTCGTCGAGGCCGTCGTGCATGGCCTGCGCCTCATTGGCCGTGAGGTAGCCCGCGGCCTCAAGGGCGGCGGCGTGGGCGTGCGAGCCCTGGATGTCGTACAGAGCGAGATCCCAGTCGAAGTGGGTCGAGCGGCTCAGGGCCGCCAGCTCGGGAGACGGTCCGCCCGAGAAACGGGCCCCCCACAGGGCGCCCTCGTTCGTCGACTGACCGGTCTCGCTGCTCATGTCGTCCAGCCTAGCGAGGGCCGCCGACACCGCCGGAGCCGATGACGGGCGCCGGACCCCGCGTCGGCGCCCCCGGCGCGGCATCCCGCCCCACGATCCGGCGCACGACGGCGTCGATGAACATCTCGAGCGGGCCGCGGCCGATCGTGAGCGCCCAGACCGTGCAGCCCACGAGGAGCCCCAGGGTGAGGGGCACGAACAATCCCGCCTCGCGGATGCCCCCGAGGTCGGAGGTGTCACCCAACAGCACCAGCGCCACGACGGCCCAGACCACCAGCTGCAGCACGTACGCGGTGAGTGGCATCGAGCCGACCGCGCGCAGCGGCACCGCCACCCAGCGCAGCGGGGTACGGCACAGCAGCAGGCACACCCCGATCGTCAGCAGGGCGAAGCCGCCCGAGCCGAGGACCTCCCACAGCCCCGAGGAGTGATCCTCGGCGGTCAGCACGGCGGCGAGGTAGGGGTCGCCCGCCGCGACCGGGCGCGTGGCGATCGCGAAGCCGTACCCGGCGAGCGCGAGCGAGAGCCCCGCCATCGCGAGGAGCCCTTGATCCGCGAGGCTCCGCAGATCGAGTCGCCCCACCCCCATCCCCGCGAGGAGGAACGCGATCCACACCGTGAACGGGTAGGCCCACCCGACCGCCGCTTCGAGCTCCGCGCCCCCGAGACCGGCCCAGACGGGTGCGGCGTCGAGGATCGGCTGGATCCACGGCATGACCAGCGCGAGCACGCCCGCGGCGACGAAGAGGCTGCGCGCGCGCATCCCGAGGAACGGCAGCGCGAGCACGAACAGCAGCGCGTAGGCGGGAAGGATGACGTAGACCGGCACCCCCGTCATCACCAGCAGCAGCCCGATCACCCAGAGCAGGGCTCCGCGCAGCGCCAGCCGCGCCGCCGCACGCGGTCGCCGCTGCGGCTCGAGCGGGCGGGGACCGCCGGTGACGAGGGCGATCGAGACCCCCGCGAGCACGGCGAAGAGGATCGACGAGCGACCGTTCACGAGGGTGATCCATGTGCTCGGATCGGGGGTGAGAGTGCGCTCGGTGTCGAGCAGGTGTGCGGCGAGCATGCCCAGCACCGCCAGACCCCGCGCGAGGTCCACGCCGACCAGCCGGCCCGCCCCGTCGAAACGGGACCAGGCACGGCCGATCGGCGACGAGGTCATTGCTGGCGCAGAAGCCACACCAGAAGGGCCTTCTGGGCGTGCAGCCGGTTCTCGGCCTCGTCCCACACCACGCTCTGCGGGCCGTCGATGACCTCGGCGTCGACCTCGTAGCCGCGGTCGGCGGGAAGGCAGTGGATGAAGATCGCGTCGTCGGCGGCGCGGGTCATGAGCTCGGTCGTGACCTTGAACCCGCCCAGGTCGCGGATGCGCGCGATCTTCTCCTCTTCTTTGCCCATCGACACCCAGGTGTCGGTGACGACGACGTCGGCTCCGGATGCCGCAGCCTCCGGATCGCTGACCAGCGAGATCGACCCACCGGTCTCGGCGGCGATGCGCTCGGCATCGGCGATCACGTCGGCGCGGGGCGCGTAGTCGTCGGGCGCGGCAACGCGCACGTGCATGCCCGCGGTGACGCCGGCGAGGACGTAGGAGTGCGCCATGTTGCTGCGGCCGTCGCCGAAGAACGACAGGGTCAGACCCTTCAGCTCGCCCTTGTGCTCGCGGATCGTGAGCAGGTCGGCCAGCAGCTGGCACGGGTGGAAGTCGTCGCTGAGGGCGTTGATGACCGGCACGCGCGTCCCGCGCGCCATCTCTTCGAGACCCGCCTGGGCGTAGGTGCGCCACACGATCGCGGCGACCTGACGCTCGAGCACGCGCGCGGTGTCGGAGGGGGTCTCCTTGCCGCCGAGCTGGCTGTTGGCGGTCGAGATGATCAGCGGCGAGCCGCCGAGGTCGGCGATGCCGACGGCGAACGAGACACGGGTGCGCGTCGACGACTTGTCGAAGATGACGGCGACCGTCTGGGGGCCTTCGAGCGGCTTCTGCGCCCAGCGATCCTTCTTCAGCTCGATCGCGAGGTCGAGGATCTCGGCCTGCTCGGCCGGGGTCAGGTCGTCGTCACGCAGCAGGTGGCGGGTCACGCGGGGGCTCCTTCCAGGATGAGGGCGTCGGACACCGTGGCGAGCGCGGCACCGAAGAGGTGCAGGAAGTCCGAGATTTCGGCATCCTGGATCGTCAGGGGCGGCGCGATGCGGATCGTGTCGTCGTTCGCGGCGTTGACGACCAGACCGTGCTGCTGGGCGGCGGCGACCACGGCCCTGGCGACGGGGCTCGTGAGTCCGATGCCGAGGAGCAGACCACGACCGCGCACGCCCGCGACGAGGGGCGAGCCGAGGGCGGCGATCCCCTCGCGCAGCTGCGTCTCGCGCCGCGCGGCGTTCTCGACGAGGCCGGCGGACTCGATCTCTTCGAGCACGGCCCCTCCGACGGCGGTACCCAGGGCGTTGCCGCCGAAGGTCGAGCCGTGGGTGCCGGGGAAGAACAGGTCACTGGCCGCACCGAAGGTGATGAGCGCGCCGATCGGGAAGCCGCCGCCGATGCCCTTGGCCACCGTGATGGCATCCGGAACGATCCCGGCGTGCTGGAAGCCGAACCACGCGCCGGTCCGGCCCGCGCCGGTCTGGATCTCGTCGATGATCAGCAGCGCACCGTGGCGCGCCGTGATCTCGCGCGCCGCCTGCAGGTAGCCCTCGGGCAGCTCGACCACTCCGGCCTCGCCCTGGATGGGCTCCACGAGGAAGGCGGCGACGCGCTCGTCCATCGCGGCCTCGAGGGCCTCGATCGTGGCGTCGATGTGCTCGACGCCCGGGACCATCGGCAGGAAGTCGGCCTGCAGCGCGGGCTTGCCGGTGAGAGCCAGGGCACCCATCGTGCGGCCGTGGAACCCGCCCTTGAGGGTCAGGATCCGGGTGCGGTCGGTGCCGCGACCGTGCAGGCGAGCGAGCTTGAGCGCAGCCTCGTTGGCCTCGGCGCCGGAGTTGCCGAAGTACACGCGACCCGACTCGCCCGTCCCGGCGAGGCGCTTCAGCCGCGCCGCCATCGCCAGCTGCGGGGGCGTGGCGAAGTAGTTCGACACGTGAGCGAGCGTCGCCGCCTGCTCCGAGACGGCCTTCACGAACACGGGGTGCGCGTGACCGAGGGCGTTCACGGCGATGCCCGCGAGGAAGTCGAGGTACTTCGTGCCCTCGCTGTCCCAGACGTACGCCCCCTCGCCGCGGACGAACAGCGCCATGCGGTCGCCGAAGCTGCGCACGAGGTCGCGTCCCGCGTCATCCTGCCAGGCGGCGCGCTGCGCCCCGGTTTCCTGAGTCGTGTCCGCGGTCATGCGACCACCTCCGTTCCGATTCCCTTGCTGGTGAACAGTTCGACGAGCACCGAGTGGGGCACGCGTCCGTCGATGATGGCCGCGGTCGGCACTCCCCCGTCGACGGCGTCGAGACACGCCTGCATCTTCGGGATCATCCCCGACTCGAGCGTCGGCAGCATCGCGCGCAGCTCGGTCGAGGTCAGGTGCGACACGAGCGAGTCGCGGTTCGGCCAGTCGGCGTAGAGCCCCGGGACGTCGGTCAGGACGACGAGCTTCTTGGCATTGAGTGCCGTCGCGAGCGCCGCCGCCGCGGCATCCGCGTTCACGTTCAACGAGTTCCCGGGGTTGTCGAGGTCGGGCGCGATGCTCGACACGATCGGCACACGGCCCGCGGCGAGGTGATCGAGAACCGGCTGCGGGTCGACCGTGACGACATCGCCGACGCGGCCCAGGTCGTGCTCGACACCGTCGACGACGACGCCGCGACGTCGACCGCCGAACAGGCCCGCGTCCTCTCCGCTCAGACCGGTGGCCAGCGGTCCGTGCGCGTTGACCTTGGCCACGAGCTGCGGGTTGATCTGGCCCGTCAGCACCATGCGCACCACGCTGATCGCCTCGGTCGAGGTGACGCGGTAGCCGCCGCGGAATTCGCTGGGGATGTCGAGACGATCGAGCATCGACGAGATCTGGGGTCCACCGCCGTGCACGACGACGGGCTTCACGCCCACGTACCGCAGGTACGCGATGTCGGCCGCGAAGGCGTCCTGCAGCTCATCGCTGACCATGGCGTTGCCGCCGTACTTCACCACCACGACCTGGTCGCGGTACTTGCGCACCCAGGGTAGCGACTCGACGAGCGTGACCGCCCGTTCACTGGCTTCAGCGGGATCGGTGTCTTGCAGATCGACGTGGGTCATGAGGAGTAGGCGCTGTTCTCGTGGACGTAATCGTGCGTGAGGTCGTTGGTGCGGATCGTGGCCGCGGCCTCGCCGACCTTGAGGTCGATGACGAGGTCGGTGGCGCGGGGGGTGAGGTCGACGTCCTCGCGAGGGCGATCGGGACCACCGGCCGTGCACACGCGCACGCCGTTCATCCACACGTCCACGTCGTAGGGGTCGAAGGCCGCGTCGGTGGTGCCGATGGCGGCGAGCACCCGCCCCCAGTTGGGGTCGTTGCCGAAGATCGCGGCCTTGAAGAGGTTGTTGCGGGCGACCGAGCGACCGACCTCGACGGCGTCGTCCTCGCTCGCGGCGTGCACGACCCGAATCGTGATGTCATGGCTCGACCCCTCGGCGTCGCCCTGCAGCTGCGCGGCGAGGTCGTCGCACACCCCGGCGAGGGCCGCGGCGAACTCCTCGGCATCCACTCGGATGCCGCTGGCACCGCTGGCCATGAGCGTGACCTGGTCGTTGGTCGACATGCAGCCGTCGGAGTCGAGCCGGTCGAAGCTCACACGCGTCGCCGAGCGGAGCGCCGCGTCGGCCTCCGCGGCGTCGAGAACGACGTCGGTCGTCAGCACGACGAGCATCGTCGCCAGGCCCGGGGCCAGCATCCCGGCCCCCTTCGCCATGCCGCCGATCGACCATCCGTCGCCCGCGTGGACCGCGCGCTTGGGCTTCGAGTCGGTGGTCATGATCGCCAGAGACGCGTCTTCTCCACCCTCGACCGAGAGAGCGGCGACGCCCTCGTCGACGCCCTGCAGGACCTTCGCGCGGAACACCTCGTCTCCGGTGCCGATGAGACCGGTGGAACACACCACCACATCGCCCGCGCCGACGCCGAGGAGCTCGGCCGCACGCTCGGCGGTCTGATGGGTCGTCTGGAAGCCGAACGATCCGGTGAAGCAGTTGGCCCCGCCCGAGTTGAGCACCACGGCCTCGATCGTGCCGTCCGTGACGACCTGCTCCGACCACAGGATCGGGTTCGCCTTCGCGCGGTTCGACGTGAACACCGCGGCGCCCACCTTGAGCGGCCCCCGGTTCACCACCACGGCGACGTCTCGCGCGCCGGTCGACTTGAGCCCGACGGCGACTCCGGCCGCCTCGAAACCTGCGGGGGCGGTCACGCTCACGGGGCGACTCCGTTCAGGGGAAGGGCGGTGGTCTCGGCGAGACCCAGCGCCAGGTTCATGGATTGGATGGCCGCACCGGCGGTGCCCTTGACGAGATTGTCGACGGCGGCCACCACCGTCACGCGGTTCGCCGCGCGGTCGATCGCGAGCCCCATCGAGGCGACGTTCGCGCCGAGCACGTCGGCCGTGCGCGGGAACACCCCCGCGGGCAGCAGCTCGACGAACGGCTCGTCACCGTACGCGTTCTCCCACGCGCCGCGGATCTCGGCATCCGTCGCCCCCTCGCGGATCGGAGCCGACGACGTGGCGAGGATGCCCCGCGCCATCGGCACGAGCACGGGAGTGAAAGACAGACGGATGCCGTCGCTCGACGCCCCCGCGGCGACAAGGGCCTGCCGGATCTCGGGGATGTGACGGTGGGTGCCGCCCACGGCATAGGGGTTCGCCGAGCCGAGGATCTCGCTGGCGAGAAGGTTCGTCTTGGCCGACTTGCCGGCCCCGCTCGGTCCGACCGCGAGCACCGAGACGATGTCCGCGGGGTCGATGACCCCGGCGGTGACACCGGGGGCGAGAGAGAGGGCCACGGTCGAGGCGTTGCAGCCCGGGGCGGCGACGCGCGTGGCACCGCGGAGCTTCTCGCGCTGCTTCCCGCCCGCGACCGGGAGCTCGGGTACTCCGTAGGCCCAGGGGTCGGGGTGCGGCCCCCCGTAGAACTGCGCCCAGTC from Microbacterium testaceum includes these protein-coding regions:
- a CDS encoding acetylornithine transaminase — its product is MTADTTQETGAQRAAWQDDAGRDLVRSFGDRMALFVRGEGAYVWDSEGTKYLDFLAGIAVNALGHAHPVFVKAVSEQAATLAHVSNYFATPPQLAMAARLKRLAGTGESGRVYFGNSGAEANEAALKLARLHGRGTDRTRILTLKGGFHGRTMGALALTGKPALQADFLPMVPGVEHIDATIEALEAAMDERVAAFLVEPIQGEAGVVELPEGYLQAAREITARHGALLIIDEIQTGAGRTGAWFGFQHAGIVPDAITVAKGIGGGFPIGALITFGAASDLFFPGTHGSTFGGNALGTAVGGAVLEEIESAGLVENAARRETQLREGIAALGSPLVAGVRGRGLLLGIGLTSPVARAVVAAAQQHGLVVNAANDDTIRIAPPLTIQDAEISDFLHLFGAALATVSDALILEGAPA
- the argJ gene encoding bifunctional glutamate N-acetyltransferase/amino-acid acetyltransferase ArgJ, with product MSVTAPAGFEAAGVAVGLKSTGARDVAVVVNRGPLKVGAAVFTSNRAKANPILWSEQVVTDGTIEAVVLNSGGANCFTGSFGFQTTHQTAERAAELLGVGAGDVVVCSTGLIGTGDEVFRAKVLQGVDEGVAALSVEGGEDASLAIMTTDSKPKRAVHAGDGWSIGGMAKGAGMLAPGLATMLVVLTTDVVLDAAEADAALRSATRVSFDRLDSDGCMSTNDQVTLMASGASGIRVDAEEFAAALAGVCDDLAAQLQGDAEGSSHDITIRVVHAASEDDAVEVGRSVARNNLFKAAIFGNDPNWGRVLAAIGTTDAAFDPYDVDVWMNGVRVCTAGGPDRPREDVDLTPRATDLVIDLKVGEAAATIRTNDLTHDYVHENSAYSS
- the argF gene encoding ornithine carbamoyltransferase, which produces MTRHLLRDDDLTPAEQAEILDLAIELKKDRWAQKPLEGPQTVAVIFDKSSTRTRVSFAVGIADLGGSPLIISTANSQLGGKETPSDTARVLERQVAAIVWRTYAQAGLEEMARGTRVPVINALSDDFHPCQLLADLLTIREHKGELKGLTLSFFGDGRSNMAHSYVLAGVTAGMHVRVAAPDDYAPRADVIADAERIAAETGGSISLVSDPEAAASGADVVVTDTWVSMGKEEEKIARIRDLGGFKVTTELMTRAADDAIFIHCLPADRGYEVDAEVIDGPQSVVWDEAENRLHAQKALLVWLLRQQ
- the argC gene encoding N-acetyl-gamma-glutamyl-phosphate reductase; amino-acid sequence: MTLSVAVSGASGYAGGEILRLLAAHPDVEIRTVTAHSSAGQSLVAHQPHLRSLAHLELQPTTPEVLAGHDVVFLALPHGQSAQYTDALADTPLVIDAGADHRLVSAEDWAQFYGGPHPDPWAYGVPELPVAGGKQREKLRGATRVAAPGCNASTVALSLAPGVTAGVIDPADIVSVLAVGPSGAGKSAKTNLLASEILGSANPYAVGGTHRHIPEIRQALVAAGASSDGIRLSFTPVLVPMARGILATSSAPIREGATDAEIRGAWENAYGDEPFVELLPAGVFPRTADVLGANVASMGLAIDRAANRVTVVAAVDNLVKGTAGAAIQSMNLALGLAETTALPLNGVAP
- a CDS encoding heparan-alpha-glucosaminide N-acetyltransferase domain-containing protein, which gives rise to MTSSPIGRAWSRFDGAGRLVGVDLARGLAVLGMLAAHLLDTERTLTPDPSTWITLVNGRSSILFAVLAGVSIALVTGGPRPLEPQRRPRAAARLALRGALLWVIGLLLVMTGVPVYVILPAYALLFVLALPFLGMRARSLFVAAGVLALVMPWIQPILDAAPVWAGLGGAELEAAVGWAYPFTVWIAFLLAGMGVGRLDLRSLADQGLLAMAGLSLALAGYGFAIATRPVAAGDPYLAAVLTAEDHSSGLWEVLGSGGFALLTIGVCLLLCRTPLRWVAVPLRAVGSMPLTAYVLQLVVWAVVALVLLGDTSDLGGIREAGLFVPLTLGLLVGCTVWALTIGRGPLEMFIDAVVRRIVGRDAAPGAPTRGPAPVIGSGGVGGPR
- the argH gene encoding argininosuccinate lyase, which translates into the protein MSSETGQSTNEGALWGARFSGGPSPELAALSRSTHFDWDLALYDIQGSHAHAAALEAAGYLTANEAQAMHDGLDDLAARVQDGSLVAAPGDEDVHGALERVLIETVGPALGGKLRAGRSRNDQIATLVRLYLLDHSRTLTRELLRLIDALVAQAEAHEGAIMPGRTHLQHAQPVLLAHHLQAYGWAFVRGLERLRDWSVRASVSPYGGGALAGATLGLDPQLVADRLGLARPAENSLDGTASRDVVAEFAFITAMIGVDLSRLAEDVILWNTREFGFVTLDDSYSTGSSIMPQKKNPDIAELARGKAGRLIGNLSGLLATLKGLPLAYNRDLQEDKEPVFDSVRTLELVLPAFSGMIATLRFHTDRMAELAPQGFSLATDVAEWLVRQGVAFRDAHEISGALVRACEEREIGLEDADDALLASVSPALTPQVREVLTIEGSVSSRTGVGGTAPARVGEQREELVARAQSASRTLAA
- the argB gene encoding acetylglutamate kinase, with amino-acid sequence MTHVDLQDTDPAEASERAVTLVESLPWVRKYRDQVVVVKYGGNAMVSDELQDAFAADIAYLRYVGVKPVVVHGGGPQISSMLDRLDIPSEFRGGYRVTSTEAISVVRMVLTGQINPQLVAKVNAHGPLATGLSGEDAGLFGGRRRGVVVDGVEHDLGRVGDVVTVDPQPVLDHLAAGRVPIVSSIAPDLDNPGNSLNVNADAAAAALATALNAKKLVVLTDVPGLYADWPNRDSLVSHLTSTELRAMLPTLESGMIPKMQACLDAVDGGVPTAAIIDGRVPHSVLVELFTSKGIGTEVVA